A window of the Myripristis murdjan chromosome 15, fMyrMur1.1, whole genome shotgun sequence genome harbors these coding sequences:
- the rps24 gene encoding small ribosomal subunit protein eS24 isoform X2: MNDTVTVRTRKFMTNRLLQRKQMVVDVLHPGKATVPKTEIREKLAKMYKTTPDVVFVFGFRTQFGGGKTTGFAMVYDSLDYAKKNEPKHRLARHGLYEKKKSSRKQRKERKNRMKKVRGTKKASVGASGKK, from the exons ATG AACGACACAGTGACAGTCAGGACCAGGAAATTCATGACAAACCGGCTGCTTCAGAGGAAGCAAATG GTTGTCGATGTCCTTCACCCAGGCAAGGCCACAGTCCCCAAGACTGAAATTAGGGAGAAACTTGCCAAAATGTACAAGACCACTCCCGATGTGGTGTTCGTCTTTGGCTTCAGGACTCAGTTTGGTGGTGGCAAGACAACAGGCTTTGCTATGGTCTACGACTCCCTAGACTACGCCAAGAAGAACGAGCCCAAACACAGACTGGCCAGG CATGGACTGTATGAGAAAAAGAAGTCCTCCAGGAAACAGCGTAAGGAACGCAAGAACAGAATGAAGAAAGTACGAGGAACCAAGAAGGCCAGCGTGGGCGCCTCTGGCAAAAAG TGA
- the rps24 gene encoding small ribosomal subunit protein eS24 isoform X1, with translation MNDTVTVRTRKFMTNRLLQRKQMVVDVLHPGKATVPKTEIREKLAKMYKTTPDVVFVFGFRTQFGGGKTTGFAMVYDSLDYAKKNEPKHRLARHGLYEKKKSSRKQRKERKNRMKKVRGTKKASVGASGKKK, from the exons ATG AACGACACAGTGACAGTCAGGACCAGGAAATTCATGACAAACCGGCTGCTTCAGAGGAAGCAAATG GTTGTCGATGTCCTTCACCCAGGCAAGGCCACAGTCCCCAAGACTGAAATTAGGGAGAAACTTGCCAAAATGTACAAGACCACTCCCGATGTGGTGTTCGTCTTTGGCTTCAGGACTCAGTTTGGTGGTGGCAAGACAACAGGCTTTGCTATGGTCTACGACTCCCTAGACTACGCCAAGAAGAACGAGCCCAAACACAGACTGGCCAGG CATGGACTGTATGAGAAAAAGAAGTCCTCCAGGAAACAGCGTAAGGAACGCAAGAACAGAATGAAGAAAGTACGAGGAACCAAGAAGGCCAGCGTGGGCGCCTCTGGCAAAAAG AAATGA